ACTTTCATTCATAAGACAGACAAATAGTTTAAAgaattgatttcaaaataacacttttttcTCACCAAAACGGCACTAATCCGAAAGCATTTGTCATCAAATCGAAAATCGTCAAAAGAGACTGAGCCTATCTCGCCTATAGAGGGCGCCATCCCCATGAATCAGTTGAACATATGGACATGGACAAGGCTCATTTTaccgattttgacaggttttcaTGCAATTTAACAATTGGAATATTGGTCATGATTAACCCATATGCTAGGTAATTTAAATATTCACTAACATTATATAATTGGAAGAGTCACAGAGTTGATGATGTGAGGACGGTTAGAGCGCCCGGCTTGAAATCTATAGTTTGTACGCATGTTCGAGCCGCGTCGTTGCCGTCTATCGCCAGTCATGCATAGTTCTGAGTgaagtggctaaagtccttgaggaagatttgaaccacgatcgCGCCTCCGTGAACCCAGTTAGTATTGTTGGGGAGCTGGCAGGACAGGgtttgtaatgtgaatgctttaatcctatgcgcttatatataatatagcggctgcaatggattgtatgctccccagggagttgaagaagtataaaTTCCACAAATGGTCGAACACGCCTCGAATTAATGCAGTAACATGGGTTTCAAGATTtaacacaaattaataaatcACCGAGGTGCTATATTGTCTGTCACCAATAGTCATGTTATTTGATAGCGGTAATCAATATAAGCGTACTATATAAGTCTGACTTGACAAATCTTGTATTTGACCGAATTGAGAACGATTCTGACTTACTTCATATGTCAATAGACTGTGTGGCGGTCAAGTATCTAGTGTTAAGTTGTTTTCCGTTATTTCCCGCACAGTAATGACTACGTGGATTTTGACCGGGAGTAACGGTAACACTGGAAGTCGGCTACACGGTAACCTTCACATGAGCCACGTAAACATTTTGCTCTGTGCATGGGGTATATTTTCCGGCTATCCCCAAACATGGAATACGGTCTCGAAACATAAGTCTtattttgtagttcattagCTTGATTTTGGCGGGGTTTTAGTGTATAAAAAGGGGAGAGTTTCCGAGATTTCGTTAGTCAACCTGGGGACTCATTGGATACTATAATTTCGGGGAGAGAGTACTCCGCACTCTCGCGATTTCGTAGCCGACTTCTCCACGCTCACTGACCCAGTAAGCTACACTGGTTAGCCCGTCGGCTGAATTGGTTCGGTACATGACATGTGTGGTAGATGCTGCACGAGTTGCGAGTTGTATACTGGGAAACTGCCCCGggccttgtcaatacaaaactagACCTCTATCCCTGACATACCAAACTGCTTGTATTATCCTTTAGGCTGAAATAAAAGTGACGATTAGTCTGAAAACGTACTTGCTGTGCGTTCTACTCGTTATTAAGCGTAATTTATTGGGGTGCGAGACGTTAACCTTGCTGCGATCCCCGATCGCTCCATACTTACGGAACAGATAATACGTGGACTTGGACCCACGGGGCTAATTTTCTGGTGGAACGGGGATTCGAATAAGTTCTCTCGGTAGACAAATAGCACGCACGGGGCTCGAGTGCGACAACTCTAAGATACGTACTGCGTATCACTTCGCCGTCAACTCAATTTGTGGCGTCGCCTCTCAACTGTCAATCATTCTACAGAACAAATGAGAAAGACAAAAGAGAATAGAGTTTAACTACTGCTGGCGCTGTTCGGAAGCATCAACAGCGACGCGAGTCTCGATTACCCAGACTCGCCGACTGTCGGGACCTGTACTACGAGAACACCCAGACGAGAGTCCAGACGAGAGTCTGTGTGAACGTAATTCCAAATCGCTCATACCGGATCTCTCTCCCAGAGCAGTGTATTTGCACGTGGAATCGAAGGAAGCCTATCTATGAACGGAGATGCCGATGGGTGAGGGTTGGGGATGGGTTGCACCTTTCGCAGGTACACGATCAGGTCCTCAAATCCGACGTTCTTGTCAAATAACAACGGGATGCCATTAACACCAGGCGAATACATTCAGTCAACCCAAGAAGTCAATAGAGTGGAGACGATATATTAGACAATCTTAGGTAATATTTAGTGCCTGTGATATGGGAGAAAGTACGAGGCACCTATGAGTATAGGCCTCCCGCCGCGGTGTACTTGCTGTGCGTTCTACTCCAGTGTTACCGTTACTCCCGGTCAAACTGTCCGAGTATGACGTCCATTATCTACAATAATGGACTCTTCCAAACATATACGTTTGATTCAACCGAAAAAAAACCTTCTGGTTACCGGGCGATCTCCATTCGAGTCGTCAAATAAAGGGTTCCGAGATTACGGCACTTCAACTTGTTGATACCTGACTTTATCGTATTTTATTCATACCCAAACATTTAAgctcatatttaaaaaaaaaactaacataaAACTGTTTAGGGCTACGCTTATGACGCTTTTGTCAGCAGTTCAATGAAATATGTAGGATAAAAAAGTAAATTCTCGAACttaattgaccaaaattgaaaaaaatcgtTTCAGACAGCacgatcaatttcaaatcagtatgtagtagtatgtagtagtatgaatacaaagccagtatgtagtagtatgtagtagcatgaatacaaagccagtatgtagtagtatgtagtgctatgaatacaaagccagtatgtagtagtatgtagtgctatgaatacaaagccagtatgtagtagtatgtagtgctatgaatacaaagccagtatgtagtagtatgtagtgctatgaatgcaaagccagtatgtagtagtatgtagtgctatgaatacaaagccagtatgtagtgaggaaaaaaatagttcttttgttgacactttactatTTTAGTACCGTGCACTTACAGTAGCAAAAGTTCTTCCAATTCTCGATATGACAgcatttttttagaaatacataataaatacatattctATTAAAACTAGTTACCGTTTTCGTAGGTTGAGAACTAAAATAGCTCACTCCCAATCCCCATCTTGaaactaaaataatttagtaTTTTTATTCTATATTGAACTATTTATGTCGTTCCTAGTGTTACTAGCATTGATTCAAATGCAGTTGGCTACATCCTAATCATTCTGCCTTGCTCAAATACAGTTTTTAAGAACATTTTTTAAACGTATAATTTCCTTTTGACCTTAATATAATCTGGTGTATAAGTATTACAAGTACATACCAAGCCTACCTATTGTACTgcctctgtgtgtatgtgcgtgcgtgcttgccagtctgtctgtctgtctgtctgtctgtctgtctgtctgtctgtctgtctgtctgtctgtctgtctgtctgtctgtctgtctgtctgtctttctgcctgcctgtctgtctgtatgtctgtccgtccgtctgtccgtctgtctgtcagccaGTTCGTCTATGCGTGTTTTCAACATATATTTGAAGGTACGATGTTTTCTGTGCGCAAATATTTGTAATGCCTTACTACTTACACCGAGAAATAGACCTTTACTCTCTCCTTTCTCAGGTGGTTCTTACCAGTATTTTACAAGTATTTATACATTCTTGCTATTTATTGTATGTCCATACATTGTACTAAACTAGTTTAGTCTGTTATATCTCCTGTTTTCTACAGTGGGCTCAGGGGAAGACCAAATGGGCCACCCTCTTTAAATGAAGATTACTGATTGAATCGAGTCGGATTTGCGCACCACACGTGTGTTCAGAATTCTGAGTGTGTGTGCAACAGGGAGTGTGTTAAAAGTCATACATTAGAACAGGTTAAAAGTATACCGGGTTGACATGCTTCATTGAATGCGTACCTGGCACGTCTCATCATTAACATATAAATTTGATCAGTTTGACATTCCATTACTCAAATACCACGTCCTCAACCCGACGTGCGTGTCTTCTGACATTCACGAATCTATCAAATGATGTCATCTTGCCTTTGTAGGATAAAGTTTACTTTGAAGGTAACAACCTCGTTCGCTGTGATAATTCTCATCGCCTGAGTGAACAAGCCAATGAAgtgaacaaattcaaaacatgtcCTCGTACGAGGGTCTGACTTTTATACCCAGTTGGGACCGGTTCAAACAATTCTCTCTGAATGATTGCACAACTGAAATATCttaataaattaatgtatacTAAAATAAATACTGTCGAGACCAAACTTTAATAAAatttatgttagtattttattgttGTTACCTGTGAAAACTGTGAAAACCTTTCACCCACTTacttaaatttgtaaaattgaacAGTACTCCGCAAGATGTTGATACATTTTActgagatagagatagatagatagatagatagatagatagagagagagagagagagagagagacagacagacagacagacagacagacagacagacagacagacagacagacagacagacagacagacagacagacagacagacagacagacagacagacagacagacagagagagagagatagggCGTGCAATTGATATTAGATTCTATTAATCCAGCAATTAATCTTAATTATACATTACGTATTCGTCTAGTTAACTCAATAACTCAGAGTGGACCCAGACACGGATTAACAAAACCTGTAGACTGTAACGAGGATGAATCATTGACATTGAAGACAATATTGTAATACTATTAGGTAAATTTGGACTTGGAAGGAACTGTATCACTGGGGGGATTATAGAACTCGCCACCCACTCCTGTACCAACCATCTAAGATATTATAGTGACTGAAAATTGAGAAATACAGAACAGTGCTGCAATTGGTCACACCTATGTGATTCAAAGCGATGGATTAGTCACTACAGGTGATGTATTCCTGCAATCCGATATCATAGCATTGAGTTCACCACCAATATTTTCTAGTATTAATATATAGCATTTCATTAATGTTAACAAAAGACTAAATGTACAGGAATTATATTGTGTACTACTAGCAGAGAAAACTAGGATGAATGAATGCACATTAATGATTACATCAGCATCAGACTCAGTTAGATAATTAATAGTAAATATGCTATATTACTAAACAGCTTAAAACTGCAAATGGAACggtttttaaaactgttttgtttgatatCATAATTTACTCGTAATATAAATCCTGAATAGTATAGAATCACCCGGTGGTTAACATTTAGCTATATCATCTTATCATTGATTTGTGGGCCCGCACCCAAAAACTGAGCGCCTAAATTCTATCACCATTTCATcatattattgtaatatttatggataaaatcaaACTTTAATTAACTCAAATTTTAAGTGAATAGATTGTTGGTTGTCTCTTGTCtgatagaaaaaataataatattccaGTTGTTACAGCTTGTGCATCTTTCAAAGAATCGAACAACTGATCGTAGGACTATGATCGTACGATACATATATACGGCAGGAATCCTCGTTAAGAGTTAAATGCTAGCAGACCACGTTGTAATTAAGATTGCAATGGGAGGAGATCATTATTTATTGTATGAAGCGCGATTAGTCAGAAGACGagtcaatatttactgtgtCATTTTGTAGTGCCATAAAACATCTCAATTTGTTTGAAGACACAAGTGGCGACGGCGCGGTAGCAATTCCTCTCAAAGTTTTATGACAAGCACTTCATaataatttttgataaattaatatTGTCAAATTGATATATTTGGACGAGTCCACTTTACTGGACAGAGGTATAAGCAAGCCAGAAGTCACGAAGTTACCTTCTTATTTGTTACATATCCATAGATAACCCCTTCTTTATTTCTACCCTGTATTATTGTAGTTGTGACTATATTTTGCATGATATTTTCTATTTATATGCGCGATTTCGAGgattttcttcattttaactGGCTGGTTAACTTCATCAAGAGATCAAGAACTTCTGTCAAATTCTCTCGTTCCTGTACCATCATTTTCTTTAATCAACATGGCTTTCGCAGGCAACTGGGTATCCTACAAAACTGAAAACATGGAGAAGTTTATTTTGGCGGCTGGAGGCCAGGCAGATCGGGCGAAGAATGCCGAAGTGGCTACTACCAAAATGAACTTCGTAAAGGACGGTGACACGTTCGTGGTATCCGTCACCGGGCCAAAGGGCAATACAATTGAGCAACGATTCAAACCCGGCCAGCAGTTCACTGAGGCCTATGGACCAATTGGTAAAGAGAGACAAGCCATTGCATCGGTCGAAGGAAACCGGCTGACAATCAAAGGCGTTGATGCTGGCACCGTGGTTGTAACCCGCGAAGTCAACGGTGATGAGATGGTTGCTTCTTTCTCCAAGTCCGGAGTAGATGTCGTCGGCAAACGTTACTTTAAACGTGCTTAAGTTACGAACACGATCTTCAAAAGTGATTATTCTTTCCTGATTATTGACTGAACAATGTAAGCACACTATTTTTATATCGCTGTCGACTTTTTAGTTTTGCTTCTTTCAATTGTACACACCAAACTATATTTTATTCGACAAAATCATTCCGTTTTGTAGTAAAGCAATAACAACGTTAACCACAGTAGATGCTAAATACCTTGAAGATAATTTGTCGCCATATGATTCTATTGAGGAGGTAAACAACAAAGCGATTTACAGAGGGGCAACCCAAGAACTCCAACATACCTGTATAGTTCAGCATCCGTCGTCTAATTGGCCAACGTATGGATTATAACGTTACTGTTTTACACTACATCATTTCTAAGTACACACGTTGATTCTAGATCACGCGACCACGGCAGTTTAATTACTTTGATTATCAccgattaaagtggccatacggatgaggATTTAGTATTGATGTTGAAGTTTGAATTtatatcatggcttcctaaCTACTGGTACAAATATATAGCCTATCAGATTAGCCCTGTTTACTCGGTAACGAAAAAGGTTTTTCTACTTCTTCATTGATTATCAACATATCAGCTCAGATTGTGAAACGAAGGTGAAGTGAAAAACCGATATCAACACTGAGGGGGCTAGTTTTGTTGTTATCATTCTGTTCTTTTTAAGACTTTGCCCCGTATGTTGACccattgatatttcaaaatttaaaactgtACAAGAGTGTCCAAAGGGGCTGCAGTAATATTACCAATGAATAAAAGTCAAATCTTCAAACAGCTACTATTCTATTCTACTGTGTATGTGCGAGAGGGAGATAGCCGGGgcttgtgagtgagtgagtgagtgagtgagtgagtgagtgagtgagtgagtgagtgagtgagtgagcgagcgagcatgtatgtatgtatgtatgtatgtatgtatgtatgtatgtatgtatgtatgtatgtatgtatgtatgtatatgtatatgtatgtatgtatgtatgtatgtatgtatgtatgtatgtatgtatgtatgtatgtatgtatgtatgtatacacgtatataaatatttttttcatcaaccTTTTTTCTCATGTCCTcggtctgtccgtctgtctgtctgtctgtttgtttgcttgtttgtttgtctgtatgtatgtatatgtatatgtatgtgtttgtatgtatgtatgtatgtatgtatgtatgtatgtatgtatgtatgtatgtatgtatgtatgtatgtatgtatgtatgtgtttgtatgtatgtatgtatgtatgtatgtatgtatgtatgtatgtatgtatgtatgtatatgtatgtatgtatgtatgtatgtatgtatgtatgtatgtatgtatgtatacacgtatataaatatttttttcatcaacctctgtccgtctgtctgtctgtctgtttgcttgtttgtctgtctgtctgtctgtctgtctgtctgtctgtctgtctgtctgtctgtctgtctgtctgtctgtctgccataATACAAATCAcgatatttattcaaataaaagtaTATGCAGGCTATAAAAGTTGAAACGTTGCACAGGTGTGGAAATATCAGTTAACAACATGTGCACGCACTGATACAGATGACTGCTGGGAAATTTATAAACACCTTTATTGCTACAATGTCTTTTGTAATGAGTGACATCAAAAAGTGTATGATGGACTATTGCAGTATTACAGCTTGTAAAATTCTGCTCTATGCCACTTTCATACATGTCATTTTTCTTGTAACAGCAGAGGTAATCACCGACAAAGGTATGTTAAATTTAAAAAtccgaatattttttttattttgcgaGTTATAAAGAGTACACACTGCAATGGGTAGACCGATGCAAACGTCTTATATGTAGGTGAATATACGTTTTTTGCAGTCATGTTGTTtgagaatatttttttcatttgtgaagGCAATTTTTTTCGAACGGTATTGGGAGGGGAGCAAACAAGAAAGAACTATGGtatgggagagagagagagagagagagagagagagagagagagagagagagagagagagagagagagagagagagagagagagagagagagagagagagagagagagagagagagagagagagagagagagagagagagagagagagagactattTCAGCGAGCGGGGGGCGAAAGAACGACGAGCGCGAGTGTGTTAGTGTCTGTACATTTAGAGACGAGTTGTGGCACACCTTTCTAATTCGATCGAAAGAATCAGTGGCGTAGCAAAATACAACAGGTGTCTCTGACGGCTGGAGGAATTTGATACTGttgaaacacaaaatatgagAGCAAAGAAATTCTATAATTTCGTTTGTCGGCATTGTATATTTTCACAAAGAAAATAACCGCTCCAATCGTTTTTAAAATACATCTACCAAATGTTGAACACAATTAATCATCCATGATTGATATGAAAAATTGATTACTGGAAGTTCCATGATGTTTACTTTAGGGAATATTAACAACATCCCTAAGATCCCGTATTTTCTTTTACCACGATTTATCAGTACTTTATAACCTTTTTCTGTATTTGTCAGTTGAGGCCTtagaaataattgtttggttccggctatccgaccccacctagtttttcaatgccaatttcaggaaaaaactgcgaagtctcgccagaaataatggatatggaaactgacatcaacttaaaaaagtcaaaaaaaattccaatatgtaatagctgtacatctgaggGTAAGAAATCAATAAggcagagaccatatggaaaaaaaaacactaaacaTAAACCTGACCTAGATACTCGCAcatgaaaaatataataaaataaaatgaaaaatctacctaatTGAGCGTTATCGGAACCacattttttctttatttataggcctaaaaaaataattgtttggtttccgGTTACCAGACCCCCTCCTAGCTTGttactgccgaccctaaacttgttttaCGTATTCTAGGGGAAAAAAATCgcaagtctcacgagaaatagtggatgtggaaacttagaaaagacactctaaaagtgttcttccaatctgtaatggctgttcatctgatagaaagaaataaacaacacagacaacATTTGGAAAACAAGGGAAAACCTGAACTGGACACTCATACAgaaaaaattcagaaaaaaatgaaataaaaaatctacccaccccaactatt
This is a stretch of genomic DNA from Glandiceps talaboti chromosome 9, keGlaTala1.1, whole genome shotgun sequence. It encodes these proteins:
- the LOC144439687 gene encoding fatty acid-binding protein, liver-like, encoding MAFAGNWVSYKTENMEKFILAAGGQADRAKNAEVATTKMNFVKDGDTFVVSVTGPKGNTIEQRFKPGQQFTEAYGPIGKERQAIASVEGNRLTIKGVDAGTVVVTREVNGDEMVASFSKSGVDVVGKRYFKRA